One segment of Clostridium ljungdahlii DSM 13528 DNA contains the following:
- the kdpF gene encoding K(+)-transporting ATPase subunit F — MFMIFLVIVIILLFGYLCYALFNPEKF, encoded by the coding sequence ATGTTTATGATCTTTTTAGTAATTGTGATTATTTTATTGTTTGGATATCTGTGCTATGCATTATTTAATCCAGAGAAGTTTTAA
- a CDS encoding ABC transporter ATP-binding protein, with the protein MEKQPIVEMTNISKEFSGIAVNDKISFSLNAGEIHALLGENGAGKSTLMNILTGLYKSDSGEIKINGKNVEFNSPKDAIACGIGMVHQHFKLVRAFTVAENIMLGLRNLKEIYNKKYIEDEIEKSAQEYGLYVNPKAKIWQLTVGEQQKVEIIKALMHGAKILIMDEPTAVLTPKEGESLYKTLGILAKKGKSIIVISHKMREVMKNTNKITVLRDGKSMGTFNTKDVEEKDMAKMMVGGNIAHVSSKKAVLNGKKILELKDVCSEDKSGSVKLRNISFSVHEGEIFGVAGIDDNGQKELAEVISGLTPIKKGNIFLNEANCINESRRKFIDRGISYVPEDRMTVGLVADMNACENMILENYRRMPGYHINWRKVYDNTVNIIEKFHIKIASLNTPVKTMSGGNMQKLLLAREIQSDPNLIVLAYPFRGLDIGASEYIKKLLIDERNKGRAILLISEELEDLIQLSDRICVLHEGSIMGIVDSSEVTMESIGLMMSGSRKENYSD; encoded by the coding sequence ATGGAGAAACAACCTATAGTTGAAATGACTAATATTTCAAAAGAATTTTCAGGAATAGCAGTTAATGATAAAATTTCATTCTCATTAAATGCTGGAGAAATCCATGCTCTTTTAGGTGAGAATGGAGCAGGTAAAAGTACACTTATGAATATATTAACAGGTCTATATAAATCAGATAGCGGTGAAATAAAGATAAATGGGAAAAATGTTGAATTCAACTCTCCTAAAGATGCCATAGCTTGTGGCATAGGTATGGTGCATCAGCATTTTAAGTTAGTAAGAGCTTTTACTGTGGCGGAAAACATAATGTTAGGACTTAGAAATTTAAAAGAAATTTACAATAAGAAATATATTGAAGATGAAATTGAAAAAAGTGCTCAAGAATATGGACTTTATGTAAACCCTAAAGCTAAAATATGGCAGCTTACAGTAGGAGAACAACAAAAGGTTGAAATTATAAAAGCACTTATGCATGGTGCAAAAATACTTATAATGGATGAACCTACAGCAGTACTTACACCTAAGGAAGGGGAATCACTTTATAAAACACTGGGCATTTTAGCTAAAAAGGGAAAATCCATTATAGTAATATCACATAAGATGAGAGAAGTAATGAAAAATACCAATAAAATTACAGTGCTGCGTGATGGAAAATCCATGGGTACTTTTAACACAAAAGACGTTGAAGAAAAAGATATGGCGAAAATGATGGTGGGCGGAAATATAGCACATGTTTCCAGTAAAAAAGCAGTATTAAATGGAAAGAAAATTTTAGAATTGAAAGATGTGTGTTCAGAAGATAAAAGTGGATCTGTAAAATTAAGAAATATATCATTTAGCGTACATGAAGGAGAAATATTTGGAGTTGCAGGTATTGATGACAATGGACAGAAGGAACTGGCAGAAGTTATTTCAGGTTTGACACCAATAAAAAAAGGAAATATATTTTTAAATGAAGCAAATTGTATAAATGAAAGTAGAAGAAAATTTATAGATAGGGGAATAAGTTATGTACCCGAAGACAGGATGACGGTAGGTCTTGTAGCCGATATGAATGCTTGCGAGAATATGATACTTGAAAATTATCGAAGGATGCCAGGATATCATATTAACTGGAGAAAAGTGTATGATAACACAGTTAATATAATAGAAAAGTTTCATATCAAGATAGCTTCTTTGAATACCCCTGTGAAAACTATGTCAGGGGGAAATATGCAAAAGCTTCTTTTAGCTAGAGAAATACAGTCAGATCCAAATCTTATTGTTTTGGCATATCCTTTCAGAGGACTTGATATAGGTGCCTCAGAATATATAAAAAAACTTTTAATAGATGAAAGAAATAAAGGTAGAGCAATTCTTCTTATTTCTGAAGAACTGGAAGATTTAATACAGCTTTCAGATAGAATATGTGTTTTGCATGAAGGCTCTATTATGGGAATAGTAGATTCATCTGAGGTTACTATGGAATCTATTGGACTAATGATGTCTGGAAGTAGAAAGGAGAATTACAGTGATTGA
- a CDS encoding APC family permease, with protein MNLNLGNVSNALIGRSLKTEELKGEKFNVFWGLPIMSSDAISSVAYAGEEILLILMPVMGLLSYRYMLYASLCIIFLLFMLIFSYRQTIDAYPGGGGSYIVATDNLGTTAGLVAGASLIIDYILTVAVSASAGTAAITSAIPSLLPHTVTITLVLITILVIGNLKGIRESSKVFGVPTYVFIFLILVMLIWGIIKINFMGYVPKSNYKIPDVSGTITIFLFLKAFAAGCTALTGVEAVSNGVPNFREPSQKNAKIVLMLLAFIVLLMFGGISYLATLYHAVPNSNVTVVAQISWQVFNGGILFYIIQAATAIILVMACNTAFAGLPLLLALMAKDGYAPRQFAKRGKRLNYSNGIIMLGLLAAILVIIFKGDTHYLLGLYAVGVFISFTLSQCGMFKRWTKIKINGWKHKAFINGLGGLLTFVTTIIIGVTRFTRGAWVVLILIPIIVYTMEKIKRHYLKVAQQLRLSMDELRKYEKVSFEGQKRYVIVPIDTLNKSFLKALNYARTISENIIIFHVSVDDEVTNKLLKKWNEYNIGIPIIVKKSPYRSIIKPLAKFIDSEEYAAGPNDTITVVLPQFVVTKWWGNILHNQTALLIKTILLKRRNIAIVTVPYIIDEN; from the coding sequence ATGAATTTAAATTTAGGAAATGTATCGAATGCTCTTATAGGTAGAAGTTTAAAAACCGAGGAATTAAAAGGTGAAAAGTTCAATGTATTTTGGGGACTGCCAATAATGTCAAGTGATGCTATCTCCTCTGTAGCTTATGCTGGAGAAGAAATATTATTGATACTTATGCCGGTTATGGGTCTTTTATCCTATAGATATATGCTCTATGCTTCACTATGCATTATATTTTTGCTGTTTATGCTTATATTTTCATATAGACAAACTATAGATGCCTATCCAGGTGGAGGAGGTTCTTATATTGTAGCAACGGATAATTTAGGGACAACCGCTGGTCTTGTAGCAGGTGCTTCTTTAATTATTGATTATATATTGACTGTAGCAGTAAGTGCTTCAGCAGGAACTGCTGCTATAACTTCAGCGATACCATCCTTGCTTCCGCATACAGTTACTATAACTTTAGTACTTATAACAATTTTAGTAATTGGAAATTTAAAAGGAATAAGAGAATCTTCAAAGGTATTTGGAGTTCCAACCTATGTATTTATATTTTTAATATTAGTTATGCTTATATGGGGAATAATAAAAATAAATTTTATGGGATATGTACCTAAATCTAATTACAAGATACCTGATGTTTCTGGAACCATAACTATATTTCTATTTTTAAAGGCCTTTGCAGCAGGGTGTACGGCTTTAACAGGTGTGGAAGCTGTAAGTAATGGAGTTCCAAACTTTAGGGAACCATCACAGAAAAATGCTAAGATTGTGTTAATGCTTTTAGCTTTTATAGTACTTTTAATGTTTGGAGGAATTTCCTATTTGGCTACACTTTATCATGCTGTTCCAAATTCTAATGTAACTGTAGTCGCTCAGATTTCATGGCAGGTATTTAATGGAGGAATTTTATTTTATATAATTCAGGCAGCTACAGCCATTATACTTGTTATGGCATGTAATACTGCTTTTGCAGGACTGCCGCTCCTGCTTGCTCTTATGGCTAAAGATGGATATGCCCCAAGACAGTTTGCAAAACGTGGTAAAAGGCTTAATTATTCTAATGGTATAATAATGCTTGGTTTACTGGCTGCCATATTAGTTATAATATTTAAAGGAGATACTCACTACTTGCTAGGACTTTATGCTGTAGGAGTGTTTATATCATTTACTTTATCTCAGTGCGGTATGTTCAAAAGGTGGACTAAAATTAAAATAAACGGATGGAAACACAAGGCATTTATAAATGGATTAGGCGGATTATTAACTTTTGTTACAACTATTATTATAGGAGTTACCAGGTTTACTCGTGGTGCATGGGTAGTTCTCATACTTATACCTATAATTGTATATACCATGGAAAAGATAAAAAGACATTATTTAAAAGTTGCACAGCAGCTGCGGCTTTCCATGGATGAACTGAGAAAATATGAGAAGGTAAGCTTTGAGGGGCAAAAGAGATACGTAATAGTACCTATAGATACCTTAAATAAATCTTTTCTGAAAGCTTTAAATTATGCTAGAACTATATCTGAGAATATAATAATATTTCATGTTTCTGTAGATGATGAGGTCACTAATAAACTTTTAAAGAAATGGAATGAATATAATATAGGTATACCTATAATAGTGAAAAAATCTCCTTATAGAAGCATTATAAAGCCTCTTGCAAAGTTTATAGATTCTGAAGAGTATGCTGCAGGGCCTAATGATACAATAACTGTTGTTCTTCCGCAATTTGTAGTTACTAAATGGTGGGGAAATATTTTGCACAATCAAACTGCATTGTTGATTAAAACTATTCTTCTTAAAAGAAGAAATATAGCAATAGTTACAGTGCCTTATATAATAGATGAAAATTAA
- the kdpB gene encoding potassium-transporting ATPase subunit KdpB yields the protein MKNKIKKSKFITKSIMKDAIVEALKKLNPKYMIKNPVMFVVEIGFFISLLSTIFPNIFGDKGSNLRSYDFIVALILFITILFANFAEAIAEGRGKAQAETLKKTRKDTSAKLLDLNGNITVINASELKKGDIVLVENGDIIPNDGEVVCGIASVDESAITGESAPVVKESGGDFASVTGGTKVVSDWLKVKITATPGESFLDKMISLVEGASRQKTPNEIALNTVLVSLTLIFLIVLAALYPMASYTGVKLSISTLIALLVCLIPTTIGGLLSAIGIAGMDRVTRFNVIAMSGKAVESCGDVDTMILDKTGTITFGNRLASDFIPVEHVSKEELIDYAVLCSLKDDTPEGKSTVELGYKLGSKVEKSKYEDMEFEEFTAQTRMSGVNLKDGTSIRKGAYDAIKDRVGKLKGAIPYGLDDIVNKVASLGGTPLVVCVDNKIYGVIYLKDTVKPGLVERFQRLREIGIKTIMCTGDNPLTAATIAKEAGVDSFIAECKPEDKIEAIKKEQSEGKIVAMTGDGTNDAPALAQADVGLAMNSGTTSAKEAANMVDLDSDPTKILEVVEIGKQLLITRGALTTFSIANDVAKYFAVIPAMFAVAIPRMQVMNVMKLATPYSAILSALIFNAIIIPLLIPIAMRGVKYRPMRSETMLLRNMLVFGFGGIITPFIGIKIIDLLITPLVRILNLG from the coding sequence ATGAAAAATAAAATTAAAAAATCTAAGTTTATTACAAAGAGCATAATGAAAGATGCAATTGTAGAAGCTCTAAAAAAATTAAATCCTAAATATATGATTAAAAATCCTGTTATGTTTGTAGTTGAAATTGGATTCTTTATATCTTTGCTTAGCACAATTTTCCCTAATATATTTGGGGACAAAGGAAGTAATTTAAGAAGTTATGATTTTATAGTAGCTCTAATTTTATTTATAACAATATTGTTTGCAAACTTTGCAGAAGCAATAGCTGAAGGAAGAGGAAAAGCTCAAGCAGAAACGCTTAAGAAAACCCGTAAGGATACTTCTGCAAAATTACTTGATTTAAATGGCAATATAACTGTTATAAATGCAAGTGAATTAAAAAAAGGTGACATAGTTTTAGTGGAAAATGGAGATATAATTCCAAATGATGGAGAAGTTGTTTGCGGTATAGCATCTGTAGATGAATCTGCAATAACTGGTGAATCAGCACCTGTTGTAAAAGAATCAGGAGGGGATTTTGCTTCAGTTACAGGAGGAACTAAAGTTGTAAGTGATTGGTTGAAAGTAAAAATAACAGCAACTCCAGGAGAATCTTTTTTAGATAAAATGATAAGTCTGGTAGAAGGGGCTTCAAGGCAGAAAACACCTAATGAAATTGCTCTTAATACTGTGCTTGTAAGTTTAACACTTATTTTTCTTATAGTACTTGCAGCACTTTATCCTATGGCTTCTTATACAGGGGTAAAGCTTTCAATATCTACTCTTATAGCTCTTTTAGTTTGCCTTATACCAACAACAATAGGAGGACTTTTATCTGCAATAGGTATAGCTGGAATGGATAGAGTTACAAGATTTAATGTTATAGCTATGTCTGGAAAAGCAGTAGAATCCTGTGGAGATGTGGATACCATGATACTTGACAAGACTGGTACCATAACTTTTGGAAACAGGCTAGCTTCAGATTTTATTCCTGTAGAACATGTATCTAAAGAAGAGCTTATAGATTATGCTGTTTTATGTTCTTTAAAGGATGATACGCCAGAGGGCAAATCCACAGTAGAACTTGGATATAAATTGGGTTCAAAAGTGGAAAAATCCAAATATGAGGACATGGAATTTGAAGAATTTACAGCACAGACTAGAATGAGTGGGGTTAATTTAAAGGATGGTACTTCTATAAGAAAAGGGGCCTATGATGCTATAAAAGATAGAGTGGGGAAATTAAAAGGAGCTATTCCATATGGACTAGATGATATTGTAAACAAAGTAGCAAGCTTGGGAGGAACACCACTTGTAGTATGTGTGGATAATAAAATTTATGGAGTTATATATCTTAAAGATACCGTAAAGCCAGGTCTTGTGGAAAGATTTCAAAGGCTTCGTGAAATTGGAATCAAAACTATAATGTGTACCGGAGACAACCCACTTACGGCAGCAACTATTGCTAAAGAGGCAGGAGTGGATAGTTTTATTGCTGAATGCAAGCCAGAGGATAAAATAGAAGCTATAAAAAAAGAACAATCAGAAGGTAAAATTGTAGCAATGACAGGAGATGGAACAAATGATGCTCCGGCACTAGCGCAGGCAGATGTGGGACTTGCTATGAATAGTGGTACCACTTCAGCTAAAGAGGCTGCCAACATGGTGGACTTAGATTCAGATCCAACCAAGATACTAGAAGTAGTTGAAATAGGAAAGCAGCTTTTAATAACAAGAGGAGCACTTACTACTTTTAGCATAGCTAATGATGTAGCTAAATATTTTGCTGTAATACCTGCTATGTTTGCAGTAGCTATACCTAGAATGCAGGTGATGAATGTTATGAAATTGGCAACACCTTATAGTGCTATACTATCTGCGTTAATATTCAATGCCATAATAATACCTCTTTTAATACCTATTGCTATGAGAGGCGTAAAATATAGACCTATGAGATCAGAGACAATGCTTTTGAGGAATATGCTTGTTTTTGGATTTGGAGGAATTATTACTCCATTTATAGGAATAAAAATTATAGATTTACTAATAACTCCATTAGTTAGAATTCTTAATTTAGGTTAG
- the pdxS gene encoding pyridoxal 5'-phosphate synthase lyase subunit PdxS, with protein sequence MGQYEINKNLAQMLKGGVIMDVVNKEQAIIAEKAGACAVMALERVPSDIRKEGGVARMSDPKIIKEIQESVSIPVMAKVRIGHFVEAQVLQQLNIDFIDESEVLTPADNSYHINKWDFKVPFVCGATNLGEALRRIGEGAAMIRTKGEAGTGNVIEAVTHMRTMVDGISKVKSAKKEELMTLAKEFEAPYDLIKYVWENGKLPVVNFAAGGIATPADAALMMQLGAEGVFVGSGIFKSENPQKRATAIVLATTYYNDPKKIEEVSEDLGEAMPGLEINNLDQKYAQRGW encoded by the coding sequence ATGGGACAATATGAAATAAATAAAAACTTAGCCCAGATGTTAAAAGGTGGAGTAATAATGGACGTAGTAAATAAAGAACAAGCCATTATTGCTGAAAAAGCTGGAGCCTGTGCGGTTATGGCTTTAGAAAGAGTTCCCTCTGATATAAGAAAAGAGGGAGGGGTAGCCAGAATGTCTGATCCTAAAATAATAAAAGAAATACAAGAATCTGTATCCATACCTGTTATGGCAAAAGTTAGAATAGGTCATTTTGTTGAAGCTCAGGTGCTTCAGCAGTTGAATATAGACTTTATAGATGAAAGTGAAGTTTTAACTCCTGCAGATAACTCTTACCATATAAATAAATGGGACTTCAAAGTACCTTTTGTATGCGGAGCTACAAATTTAGGTGAAGCCCTAAGAAGAATCGGTGAAGGAGCTGCAATGATAAGAACAAAAGGTGAAGCTGGAACTGGAAATGTTATTGAAGCTGTAACTCATATGAGAACTATGGTAGATGGTATATCAAAAGTTAAAAGTGCAAAAAAAGAAGAGCTTATGACACTTGCAAAAGAATTTGAAGCACCTTATGATTTAATAAAATATGTATGGGAAAACGGAAAGCTACCAGTAGTAAACTTTGCAGCAGGTGGCATCGCAACCCCAGCAGATGCTGCACTTATGATGCAGCTTGGAGCTGAGGGGGTATTTGTAGGTTCTGGAATATTTAAATCTGAAAATCCGCAAAAAAGAGCCACTGCTATAGTACTTGCTACAACTTATTACAATGATCCTAAAAAAATTGAAGAAGTTTCAGAAGACCTAGGGGAAGCAATGCCTGGACTTGAAATTAATAATTTAGATCAAAAATATGCACAGCGAGGATGGTAA
- the pdxT gene encoding pyridoxal 5'-phosphate synthase glutaminase subunit PdxT yields the protein MKIGVLSFQGGVAEHIHHVKMLKSAAVEIKNSYQLDDIDGIILPGGESTTIGKLLIDTNMMEPLREKILNGLPTWGTCAGMILLANSIENSNEGYLKVMDIKVKRNAYGSQINSFSTEALIPQVSSSKIPLVFIRAPFITAIGSTVKNLCSIGKHVVAAKYKNILVTSFHPELTEDLNFHKYFLSMCR from the coding sequence ATGAAAATCGGAGTATTGTCATTTCAAGGTGGAGTAGCAGAACATATTCACCATGTTAAAATGCTTAAATCTGCTGCTGTAGAAATAAAAAACTCATATCAGCTGGATGACATTGATGGTATCATACTTCCCGGCGGAGAAAGTACCACAATAGGGAAACTTTTAATAGACACAAATATGATGGAGCCCTTGCGAGAAAAAATATTAAATGGATTGCCTACTTGGGGAACCTGTGCAGGGATGATATTGCTTGCAAATTCTATAGAAAATTCAAATGAAGGTTATCTAAAAGTTATGGATATTAAGGTGAAAAGAAATGCATATGGAAGTCAAATCAATAGTTTTAGTACAGAAGCTTTAATTCCCCAGGTATCTTCTTCTAAAATACCTTTAGTTTTTATAAGAGCTCCTTTTATTACTGCCATAGGCAGTACTGTTAAAAACTTATGTAGTATAGGTAAGCATGTAGTGGCAGCAAAATATAAGAACATTTTAGTAACCTCATTTCATCCCGAACTTACAGAAGACTTAAACTTCCACAAATATTTTCTATCGATGTGCAGATAA
- the kdpA gene encoding potassium-transporting ATPase subunit KdpA, with protein MEILQIGIILVIFVLLCIPTGKYIYKVAEHEKTFLDPVLDKVDNFIYKISGITKEEMTWKQYIGALLLCNLVPAILAYIILRIQFMPVFNPNHIGGMEQGLTFNTVISFLTNTNLQGYSGESGLSYFSQMIVITFFMFLAASTGLSIALAFMRGLAGKKKTLGNFYVDYVRIITRILLPVCIVISIFYIQQGVPQTLSANKTITTIEGKLQDIPMGPVASLESVKLFGTNGGGFFGANSAHPFENPTPLTNAFEIISFLLFAGATVVCFGHMIKKKKQAICIFSAMSVLFIIGVVICYAAEKAGNPILGHLGLNQIMGNMEGKEVRFGIPMSALFTTATTATSCGAVNNMHDSLTPIGGLVALVNMMLNVIFGGKGVGFMNMIMYAILTVFLCGLMVGRTPEFLSKKIEGKEIKLIALAIIIHPFLILMVSALALVVPQGIAGISNPGFHGLTQILYQFSSSAANNGSGFEGLSDNTMFWNTTAGIVMFFGRYLSMIILLAVSTSLASKKAIPVTAGTFKTDNGVFTITLVFIVLIIGALTFFPALSLGPIAEQLTL; from the coding sequence ATGGAAATATTGCAAATTGGAATTATACTTGTTATTTTTGTTCTACTCTGTATTCCAACAGGTAAATACATTTATAAAGTTGCAGAACATGAAAAAACATTTTTAGATCCTGTACTTGATAAAGTTGATAATTTTATTTATAAAATTTCAGGAATAACAAAGGAAGAAATGACATGGAAACAATACATTGGAGCTTTACTTTTATGTAATCTTGTTCCAGCTATTTTAGCATATATAATTTTGAGAATACAGTTTATGCCTGTTTTCAATCCTAACCATATAGGGGGCATGGAGCAAGGACTTACATTTAACACTGTAATAAGTTTTTTAACAAATACTAATCTTCAAGGTTACAGCGGTGAATCAGGGCTTTCTTACTTTAGCCAGATGATAGTAATTACATTTTTTATGTTTCTTGCAGCATCAACAGGGCTTTCTATAGCACTGGCATTTATGAGGGGACTTGCAGGAAAGAAAAAAACACTTGGAAATTTTTATGTAGATTATGTAAGGATTATAACAAGAATACTTCTTCCTGTGTGTATTGTAATATCTATATTTTATATTCAACAGGGTGTCCCACAGACATTATCAGCTAATAAAACAATTACTACTATAGAGGGAAAGCTCCAGGACATTCCAATGGGGCCTGTAGCAAGCTTAGAATCAGTAAAACTATTTGGAACCAATGGAGGAGGATTCTTTGGGGCTAATTCAGCTCATCCATTTGAAAATCCAACACCACTTACAAATGCTTTTGAGATAATTTCATTTCTTCTTTTTGCAGGAGCAACTGTGGTATGTTTTGGACATATGATTAAAAAGAAAAAACAGGCTATATGTATATTCTCAGCTATGAGTGTGTTATTTATAATTGGCGTTGTAATATGTTATGCAGCTGAAAAAGCAGGTAATCCTATACTTGGACATTTAGGGCTTAATCAAATTATGGGTAATATGGAAGGCAAGGAAGTTAGATTTGGAATACCTATGTCTGCACTTTTTACTACAGCTACTACGGCTACATCCTGTGGTGCTGTTAATAACATGCATGATTCACTGACACCTATAGGTGGACTTGTGGCACTTGTAAACATGATGCTCAATGTAATATTTGGTGGAAAAGGTGTAGGGTTTATGAATATGATCATGTATGCGATACTTACTGTTTTTCTGTGTGGACTTATGGTAGGAAGAACTCCTGAATTTCTTTCAAAAAAAATTGAGGGAAAAGAAATTAAATTAATAGCACTTGCTATTATTATACATCCATTTTTGATATTAATGGTTTCAGCTTTAGCACTTGTTGTACCTCAGGGAATTGCAGGCATATCAAATCCAGGATTTCATGGACTTACACAGATATTATATCAATTTTCAAGTTCAGCTGCAAACAATGGATCTGGATTTGAAGGACTTTCAGATAACACCATGTTTTGGAATACAACTGCAGGCATAGTAATGTTTTTCGGAAGATATTTGTCTATGATAATACTGCTTGCTGTATCAACATCTTTAGCTTCAAAGAAGGCAATACCTGTAACTGCAGGCACATTTAAAACAGACAATGGGGTATTTACTATAACTTTAGTATTTATTGTCTTGATAATTGGCGCACTTACGTTTTTTCCAGCATTGTCTCTTGGACCTATTGCAGAACAGCTTACATTATGA
- a CDS encoding ABC transporter permease, which yields MNSTFIISVFAAGVVAGTPLLYACLGELLTERAGVMNLGVEGMMLVGAVTGFIVSIHTKNQWLGFIAGIAAGAALAFFHAVLTIKLKANQVASGVALTIFGTGLSAYLGKSYIGALPAASFKAIDIPILSKIPVIGTILFKNDLLVYLSFILVFVIWFVLYKTKSGLILRAVGENPAAADAAGINVFLVRYACVILGGMLSGAGGAYISLAYSPSWSENMTAGRGWIAIALVIFALWDPIRAVVGAYIFGIISSLGLHLQAFGFVIPTYILQMLPYMFTFVVLIFTTRETKSRPSAMPKALGISYSREER from the coding sequence ATGAATAGTACTTTTATAATTTCAGTGTTTGCAGCGGGAGTTGTTGCAGGAACGCCCTTATTATATGCTTGTCTTGGAGAACTTTTGACAGAGAGAGCAGGAGTAATGAATTTAGGTGTAGAAGGCATGATGCTTGTAGGTGCTGTAACAGGATTTATAGTTAGCATTCATACTAAGAATCAATGGTTGGGATTTATAGCAGGAATTGCTGCTGGTGCGGCCTTAGCATTTTTTCATGCTGTCCTCACTATAAAATTAAAAGCCAATCAGGTGGCCAGTGGTGTGGCACTTACTATATTTGGAACGGGACTTAGTGCCTACCTTGGAAAATCCTACATAGGGGCTCTTCCAGCTGCTTCATTTAAAGCTATAGATATTCCGATCTTAAGTAAAATACCAGTAATAGGGACAATACTTTTCAAAAATGATCTATTGGTGTATTTGAGCTTCATACTGGTTTTTGTAATCTGGTTTGTACTTTATAAAACTAAATCTGGACTTATACTGAGAGCTGTTGGAGAAAATCCTGCTGCTGCAGATGCTGCAGGAATAAATGTTTTTTTAGTAAGGTATGCATGCGTAATTTTAGGTGGTATGCTGTCTGGGGCAGGGGGTGCCTATATATCTCTTGCTTATTCTCCTTCATGGAGTGAAAATATGACAGCAGGGAGGGGATGGATTGCCATAGCTCTTGTGATATTTGCGTTGTGGGATCCAATTCGTGCTGTAGTAGGAGCTTATATTTTTGGAATTATAAGTTCACTGGGTCTTCACCTGCAGGCTTTTGGTTTTGTTATTCCTACATATATACTACAAATGCTTCCTTATATGTTTACTTTTGTAGTTCTAATTTTTACAACTAGAGAAACTAAAAGTAGACCTTCAGCTATGCCTAAAGCTTTGGGTATTTCATATTCAAGAGAAGAAAGATAA
- a CDS encoding ABC transporter permease has product MIDVFKGWKLKKTDSCSMMKKVMVSIISVIGGIVFSAIIIAITGNDPIDVCSQIFSGAFGSTYGLSETVAKSIPLMLTSLGVSLAFRMQLWNIGAEGQFFMGAFGASWAALSFPNMPAYELLPLMMIAGFIAGGLWSMVAAIPKAFLNINETITTLLLNYIAILWVQYLVFGPWKDPKGKNFPVSAAFSKSATLTSFGNTDINIGLFIGIGIAVLMFIVLKYSRWGYEIRVSGGNKSTAIYAGMNYVRNILIVMFISGGIAGIAGMVEVSGAIHKLQQNISPGYGYTAVIIALLARLSPLGIVIVSFFMGGLFVGGYNLQTSGFSLSMVLMFQGAILLFVLGSEILLKYKLVRKEA; this is encoded by the coding sequence GTGATTGACGTGTTTAAAGGGTGGAAACTAAAAAAAACGGACTCCTGTTCTATGATGAAAAAGGTAATGGTTTCTATTATATCTGTAATTGGTGGAATTGTATTTTCAGCTATTATCATTGCTATTACTGGAAATGATCCTATAGATGTATGTTCCCAAATATTTTCTGGTGCTTTTGGTTCAACCTATGGACTTTCAGAAACTGTAGCGAAATCTATACCACTTATGCTTACTTCTCTTGGAGTATCACTGGCTTTTCGTATGCAGCTCTGGAATATAGGTGCTGAAGGTCAGTTTTTCATGGGAGCTTTTGGGGCTTCTTGGGCTGCACTATCTTTTCCAAATATGCCCGCTTATGAATTGCTGCCACTTATGATGATAGCAGGTTTTATAGCAGGTGGATTATGGTCAATGGTTGCAGCGATTCCAAAGGCATTTTTAAATATAAATGAAACTATAACTACATTACTTCTCAATTATATAGCTATATTATGGGTTCAATATCTGGTATTTGGCCCTTGGAAAGATCCAAAGGGCAAAAATTTTCCAGTAAGTGCTGCATTTTCTAAAAGTGCAACTTTAACTTCCTTTGGTAATACAGATATAAATATAGGTCTATTTATTGGAATAGGGATAGCAGTGCTTATGTTTATTGTTTTGAAGTATTCTAGATGGGGATATGAGATACGGGTAAGCGGTGGAAATAAAAGCACAGCAATCTATGCAGGTATGAATTATGTCAGAAATATTTTAATTGTTATGTTTATAAGTGGAGGAATTGCAGGGATTGCAGGAATGGTAGAGGTATCAGGAGCTATTCATAAACTTCAACAGAATATATCACCTGGATATGGATATACAGCAGTTATAATTGCACTTCTGGCAAGACTTAGTCCGTTGGGTATAGTTATAGTTTCTTTCTTTATGGGAGGCCTTTTTGTAGGTGGATATAATTTGCAAACATCAGGCTTTTCATTAAGTATGGTTTTAATGTTTCAAGGTGCCATATTACTTTTCGTACTGGGGAGCGAAATATTACTCAAGTATAAATTAGTGAGAAAGGAAGCTTGA